Below is a genomic region from Pan troglodytes isolate AG18354 chromosome X, NHGRI_mPanTro3-v2.0_pri, whole genome shotgun sequence.
tgcctccttccccaaCTCTGGCGACAATCTACACTGGACATCTGTAGGTTTGCCCTGGGCACCCCTCCCCAGCCATTAAGGTCCACCAGGATGTCTACAAATCTCTAAGCAGGCCAgcctccccaaccccaggcagcaggGTGGAAGGGAGACTGGCTCCAAGTATCAAGCCCCTCTCTAGGCCTCAGACGAGGAGATCGTCTGTAAAATAAAGGGGCTAGACAGCTGCCCCATAAGCTCTCTTGCCAGCTCTAAGCCCCCAGGACTGCTTGATGGATGTGTCTGGCCAGTGATGAGCGGCAGGGTCACCCGGCTTCTAGGCTGCCCTTCTCCCTCCGCTTTAGCACTGTCCACTGAACAGAGGCTCAAGTACCTGCTTCAGAAAGGCATGGGTCCCTTATGGGAGAGGCGGGGCCGCTGGCGGCGGAATTTCCTCCGACCTCCCTGCCAGGGCCCTGGCCCATTCCTTGACCCTCTGGGCTGCACCAGGTGGCGGACATTGCCGTCTTCCAGCCCATTCCCATCGGGAAGCGGCATCAGGGACCCTGCAGGAAGGAGAAAGCCTGTTAGTGAGGAAGGTTGTTGGAAACGGGCAGGGGCTGCAGACCACAGGCCCGCGGGAGGGGTGGTCTGTCCATGTGGTGGCACTTCTCatagattttctttgtttctctttttcatattGAGGGAAAATTTGCCATTTCTGCACCGTCCTGGGACAAACGGAACCTACTACTCACATCTTGCCATTGATGTAGCTGACTTTCTGTCCTTTTGACAGTTATATCATGTTTCTGACAGGCACAAGTGGGTTCTTTCTTTGGAACGTCATTGGGGGGTGTGCACTTTGGGGTGTCACGCCTGTACTTGGCTGGGGGGCAGGAGGCAGTAATCACCATGGCACCCCTGCAACTGGTACACTTCAAACATTTCAGACATATGACATTACAATGACCCTCCCACCGCCATGGACCCATCACCCAGATTCAACAGTTATCCAGATGGAGTCACATATGCTTTAGTTatcccttttctattttccttgactgcagtattttaaagcaaatcccgaACATCACGTCATTGTACTCCTACATCCTTTGATATGCAGGATGACCCACTTGTGAGTACTAGGGAGCTCATATCTCGCCCCTGGGTGTCTCATCGGTGGTTAGGCATCTCTAGGGCGCCAAGTCCTCCCAGTGGATGGGGCTGGGCCAGGGGGGTTAAGGGGGAGAGGTCTCTGACTCAGCCTGCCTCATGCTGTGACCGGATTTAGAGACCTGAGACCAGATTTAGAGACCAATAAATATTGCATGAATATttgagaatgaataaatgagagaatGGTCACCTTCAGCAGCATGTCTGTGCACCAGGAGGGGGGTGGGCTGTTGCAGTTGGTACCTCCCCACCAATGCCCTACCTCCTGAAATTCCCAGATCACACCCTGCATCCTGTGTCTCATGTAAATTCCTTCCATTTCAATCCCAGCTGGCTTCTATTCTGCACTCTGGGGCTCCTCTTTACATCTGTCCACATCTGTCAGGAGGCTTAGAGTAGAGGCCTCCTGACACCAGACTGAGCCCTGACAATGGAATCCAAGTGGTGCAGGGTATCCTTGGGTGCAGTGAGGGAAAAGGCATGCAGGCCGACTCTCGTGAAGCCTGCAGTCCATGCAGGGAAGCCGAGCTGCCACCCCCAAGACAAGCCTGGCTGGTGGTGGCAGGCAGTGTGTGGAGATGAGGTGGTGCTGGGGAAGAGGCAGCCAGGCAGGGTACTTGTGCAATGTCCAGTACAGGCCTGTGCAGATACAGCATCTGAGGCCAGAGATAATGAATAACAGTCTCTCTCCTCCTGCACACCATCTGATTTGCCTGCATCTAGATCCCTGTCCCTCGAGCCCCATTGCCATCTACCCAGGAATTCCCACCACTTGCTCACAGTTTCCATAGAGCCTCCCATTGGCTGCTCACACCCCAATCATACCCCTGGCAGCTCCCCCTtcccctctgcctctgcctccaacaTCCCCACGCTCTGTTCCTTCCTTGGCTCCTTGGTTTTTGTGAGTCCTCCTCTGCTTGCACACAATTTCCAAGTGTTCAGCCTCCTCTTGGGCCAAAAGTGGGCGGGTTTGGCCTTAGGGCCCTCTTCCCCCAGGCTTCTGAGCCTGCAGTTCTCCCCACTCACACCCAGACATACccaccccctccacacacacacacataaacacatattcTCCAAGCCTgcaccctccttccctctttccccaaGAAAAATTGCCAGGCCCATGAGGACCCCGCTGTTGACTTGTGTCATTTGGTTAACTAGCCACACTTCCATGCCAACTTATCCCTTAAATTCATAACCTATGAGAATTAAAAGAAGAATTATCTTAGCACTTTGGAGCAGTAAGTATGGATGGAACAAGGGGGCTGCTTCTGTCTGTCATAGAGCTACCCTCTTGGCGCCATCTGTGAGGGGCCTGGGGctggagagggaaaggaaggaaagacctTCACTAAGCTCCCCACTGCAGCTGCTTCAGCCTCTGCCTTGAGTTCTGGGGTCCCCACAAGGCTCACCCTGATCACTGAGGGCGGATCTGAATGATGCTGATAAGGAGCAGGGGAAGGACCTAGGGGCCTTGTGAAGTGAACCAAGTCAACACTTGGCTCTCACCTCTGCACCTTCGACTGCTGGGGGTGCAGAAGGGATGGGGCAGTGGTGCAGGCCATTGTAGCTCAGGGTGGTGGCAGACATGGAGAAGAGAAGCACGGTGCCAGGAGGGGGAGGGCATCATCTCCAGGTGCTCAGCACCCAAGATTGTGAGTGTCTGGCAGTCAGAAAGGGAGGGCTAGAGGCCATATGTCAGGATGGGGAGCAGGGTTGGTGGCTCTGACTCTGGCCAGGAAGATGTCTAGACTCTAGGTCTGCAGAGAAGAACCACTCTGAGCTGACTGAACCCCCAGCCAGGCCCTGGAGAGCAGCCCCGGGCTTCTTGCATCCCTCCCATTGGGTTGGGGACTCATTGTCCTCAGCATCACCGAGATCTGCTGGCTCCTCCCGCACTCTGAGCCCATCACCCACCTATTTCCTACTTTTGATTCTGAGTCTGGCTCACCATCAGATAAGCTGACATCTGAAACCCTGGCTTTATGCTGTCCAAAGGAACAAATTAGAGGCTGTTGATTCTCATCACTGCAGAAGTCTTGACTGTACAAAGAATTCCCCTTTAGAAATGGAGGCCAGCCCTAATgcacttaaatattttcttccagctcATTTGCTACGTAAAAGGAGGCTGGAGCAATCCTCCAAACAATCTCGAGCCTAGAGAGATTGGAGCCATTGCCTGCTGAAGTGCCATCAGCCACGAAGCTACAACATCTCCACGCTGAGAACCACAGTCAGGGGGAGGACAGGATTTGACTTTCATGCTATCTGAACTCCAACCCTGCCAACGCACAAAGAGGTACTTGCGACTTTTCAGGAACATGCCAGTCTCATCAGGAATGACGCACCTGTTTTTCCTCTCTCAGTCTGGCCTGTCTTGTGATGACTTTAAAAGCCCAAACATATGCTCCGGTGGGGACCCTGCTGGCAATGCCCCTCCACTGCTCTGTGGTCCTGCATGTGTCTCTTTGTCTGCCCAGCCCCCCATCCCAGTCGCCTTCTCCAGGGCCCTGTGCTGTCTCCAGTGCCAGCTTTGCTGCCCTGGGATACATCATGCTCTGTCTGGTGGCCCTCTGCTTCCCTTGCCTTAGTTCTTTGCGAGGAGAGGCCTGGCTCAGGTTACACGGGTGCTTAGTGCTGAGGACTGGGGATGGAGTAGAGATGCCCTTCCCTGAGCAGGAGGGGTACAGTAGGCTCTCCTCACACTCCCACTGTGACTGCAGGCTTTGAGCTGGGCCTgcggagggggaggagaaggggaaaaagagGGGTGCTCAGAGACCGAGGGACACTTGGCCCTGGCCCAGGAGTTCTCAGACTCACAAGAGCAAAGTGTATCCCAGGTCAGGAGGCAGTGGAGGAGTGTACGTGGTGGTAGCAGGGTGATGAGAGGCAGCGTGGAGAGGGGTCGGGGGTGGACATTTCAAGTCAGGACAGACTGTGGAGAGGAGGAAGTGTGGTTTTCAGGCTGGAACTTTGACTGGGGACTCTGGCTGGGGACAGCATGCCAGTCCGGGCCAAGGACAAAGTGGTTCTGGGATTCCTGCTTCTAACCCAGGACAGGAGCCAGCGGGAGCAGGACATGTGTACCTGGACCCTTGGCTGGTGGCCACCTCCAGGGACATGCCCTTCCTTGGCTCCAGGAGAAGTCAGGGAGTAGAGAAGTCAGGGAGTAGAGAAGTCAGTGAGAGCCGTGAAAGTTTCCAGCACGAGGCTTGAGCAAAATGTGAGGGCAACGAATTTATCCAAATCACAGTGGACAGATGACCTAATGAAGACGGGGGAATTAAAGCACGAAGTGGCAGGCTCTGGACCAGCCACATGGTGTTCGGGCATCCTGGCTGACTTCCCTTCCCTTGAAACCAGCTCTCTCCCCTTTGCTAGTACTGTCCCAATGGCTGGGACCCAGGAGGGTCTGAGTGGTTGTCTATTGGCCAGGGGTCTCCCCACAGCCTCTGGGGGGAGCACCAAGTGTGCAGATCCAGGAGCCCTACCTTCCTCTGGAACACTCTCTGCACCCAGTCTTCTTCTTCCCTGAAGGCACCACCCTGGACTATTTGCCTGTGGTGGTATTGTGCAAGTGTCGTGCCTTGCCAATGACACCAGATGGTAGGCTCCCTGAGGATAGGCTGGTATGGTGTATCATTTGTATCTTACATTCGTATCTTTTGCTCCCTCTGTTACCTGCCTGACAGGAGTTTCTGTGTGAAAAGCCTGCCCACTTCTTACTGTGGTGGTGGCTCACTTCGTGTTCAGGTCTTGAATAGAGAAATCACCGGCCAGCTACCTGGAGGCAGGAGGTGCCAGCCCCAACCACTGCACCTTTCTGAGAAGCCAGGCAGTGTTCCCAGAGCCACAGCAGGGCCAAAAAGCAAGAGCAGAGAAAGGAGGTGGCCTGCGATGAGAGGCAGACAGAGCTGGCTGGGCCCCTCAGAGGCTCCTGGGCTGCATGCCATCCTCCTGTTCTGGAGGGTTTGGAACCACTTAGGGCCCTGTGCCCTTGCCCCAGGAAACTCACTGCCCtgccttctccttctttctgctCCCACCTCCCTGTGACTCCAGCCATGGTCCTGGCGTTAGTCCACCTGGTCTTGGCCTTCCCCTTgtgtggtgccaggcaggcagCAATGACAGCCAGATCATAGGACTGTGGCAGCTGGAGGTGGGAGCTGGCAGCCCCAGGAGACATTGACACACAGAGGACAGGCAGCCTGGGATGGGGCTGCTGGGGCGTGGGTGGGGACCAGGCTAGGGGCGGACATGGGCACTAGTGCCAAGTATTGGCAGGTGAGGGCAAAAGGACTCCCCTTTCCTGAGCTGCAGGGAGGGGTCGGGTCAGGTGCTGTGCTTCCTCCTTTGGTGCCTAGCGGCAGGGAGACTAAGGTGAAGCATGCCCGTGCCTGGGACAGAAAGGAAGGCTGGAGCCAGGATGTAAGAGAACCAAGTCTCTGGGGGTGGGATGGAGGCTATGGGGAGGGCATCCTGTGCAGGGGAGGAGACCAGCCAGGACCTTGGGGTTAGGGAGGAGAAGACCAGCCCAGCCCGGCTGGGCCCGGCCCTGCCTGGGGGAGGCTGCCTCTGCTCACACATGCAGGCCGAAAGGAGCAACAGCTGGGCTCCATGCCGCCACCCCCTCCGCGCACTCCTGCCTATGCAACAAGTGTCACGTCTGCATGTTGGCACATCATCCCCGGTTTACCGCGCCCCTGGACTGGCGGGAGGCTCCCAGCCTTCAGGGACCAGAAGACGTTCAACATGGGAGCCCAGCCCACTCGACTCTGGTCAGTTCCTTCCATCGATCCACGAGGGAGCGGGCATGTCCCCCGCCTCCACCTCTACCACGCGGGGTGCAGGGCGTGGGACACgcggcgcacacctgtggtcctgaGCTCCTGGGACTGCGAGCGACGGTTAGGAGGGACAAGGTGACGGGCAGGTGATGCCAAAGGCCGAGTTGAGCCCCGCAAAAGAAGCAGTCCTTGTGGCCAGCCGCCCCATGGCTCGGGGCGCCCTGTCAATCTGCTGCCTGGCGCTGGCCGGCGCGTGGCTGCTACTGCACGGCTCGCGCCGGGCTCCCCGGGAGGCGGGGAGAGTGCGAATAGGGCGGAGGGAAAGGAGCACGCCGGCTGCAGCCCGGGCGAGCGGGAGGGCGCGCACTCACCTCCACACACCGCGGTCAAGGAGAGCCAGAGCAGCAGGAGCGCCTGCACGCAGAGCCGCAGATTCATGCTGCTCCTTGGGCCGCCGCGGCCCCGGCGAGCCGGCGCGGGGGAGGAGAGGTCGGGCGCCCGGAGGCCAAGAAAGGCGCGAGCCGCGGCTGGCGCGTGCGGGCGCGGAGCTCGGGAGGCTCCCGGGCCGCTGAGTGTGCGCGCTGAGCCCCGCTGCTCCCGCCGGCCGCCTCCGCTCTTCTGCAGCCTCCTCTCCCGCCGCGGGGCAGCGCCGCGAAGCTGGCCTCGGCGGCTCCGGGAGCGGCAGCGGCGAGCTCTTTCTTAGCGGCTGGCTGCTCGGCCGCGGCTGCAACTGCCCGTGACTCCGGCTGCCAGCGAGAATGCTCCCCGCTCACTCCAGGGGCTGCATTTTGTAGCTTGTGGCTTGGCCGCGAGCCCACTTGGTCATGTGGTCATCGGGAGGGCTAGAGGGGgggcaggaagagggagagggagcgaGCCTCCCGCACCGCCCCCCTCCAGGCACGCACTCTGCAGCCCCAGCCCGAGCGTGAGCGCGAGAGGGAACCCCGAGGTGGCCCTACAACAAAGGCTGCGCGGCCTCTCTGACAACCTACAACCGCTCCCCGGACAATGCCCGCCTGGCCGGGGGCCAGAGGGTTTGCAGAGACCTGAAGGATTTCAAACACAGGAAGCATTTGGGGCGGTGGAGGGGCACACTTAACCCTTTCTCACCTTGCTTCCTTAACAGCTGTCAGGAAACCTGGGCGCTTAGGGAAGGACTCAGTCTGGGTTGCCTTCACTCACGCCCTCTACCTCTGACCCTGACCCTGGTCCTTGCCCTTGCCGCTGGCCAGCTTCAAGGGTTTGGTCAAGACACCCAAACACTggccctcctctctcctctgcatTTTCAACTGGCTTTGAATTGGGGGTGACTGCCTAGGCTTGTGCCCAAGGCTTGATTAATTGCCCAGGCCCCTCATGTTCCCTGCATCCCCCAGGAGGCACCCTCTACCTGgaatgcccccaccccacccttccgTGAGCAATTCATTCTTTGCAGCAGCACCTCAAATCCCATCGCAtccagaagccttctcaggataACACTAATCCAGCAGGGGCCGCccctcagctcctccccactGTTGGGACATGGGACAGCTCCTATGGTCTCCCCTTTCTTGTTCCCTGGAGCTGTCCTCATTCTAGTTCCCCATCAACGTAAGAGGCAGGTGGTTTACCCAACTCCACACAGTCAAGGCTGGATTCATTTTGCGTGTACTTGGGATTCCGCTTTAGAAGCGGGTCCTGAAGTTGTTTGCCTTTCCAGACTAGATTGTTAGCTGCTTCTATAGCTTGGGAGCTCCCAAGGCATGGGGCTGCTTCCCTCATTGGACTGGGAACCCCCTAAGGTAGGATACTGTCTTCTCACTCTTCTGGATCTCTCCAAAGTCCCCAATATCTTGCTCTGCACATAGGTGGCACTCAACACATATTAAAAGACTGAATCGAAAGGTGTCTCCACCTTTCAGCAAGCCAGGCAGTTTGCTTGAAGTGTTAAGTCCAGATTTACACAAAAGATACATTGGACAGGGTGCGTGTGTGCCATAAAAGACATGAGAGACCATggcatatttaaaatatctttgaaatgTTGCAAAACtcctatatatacacaatgtattTATTATCAGTCTCTCTCCACCAGAAGGGTTACCTCCACAAGGGAGGGATCTTTGCTTTGTTCACAGCTGTGTCCCCAGACCTAGAACAGTACCTGCGACATGACTGGTACTCAATAcataattttgaatatataaatgaaattttcaaaaacatcttTACTGCCTAAATTCAGGTAGCAGGAAGGGAATAAAATAAGGTTCTCATTAATAGCCTATGGCCCATTAACCACACTCAAgtaaaaaaaaagcatgtgaagCATGGCACCCCTCTTCATCCTTGAGACCCAGGATATGAGTAGCAGACATGGGTAGCAGGAGACCATTCTCCCTTCACCGTTCCCCTGGAAAgagtttgctttctttctcttttctttttctttttttcttttttctttctttcttcttttttttttttttttttttttttttgagaccgagttttgctctgtcgctcaagctggagtgcaataccctatctcagctcactgcaacctccgcctccagggttcaagcgattctcctgcctcagcctcctgagtagctgggattacaggcatgcgccaccatgcccgactaattttgtatttttagtagagacggggtttcaccatgttggtcaggctggtctcgaactcctgacctcagatgatccacccgcctcggcctcccaaagtgttgggattacaggcgttagccaccatgcctggatggaAAGCATTTTCTAACCAGGAGGAGAAACACCTGGCTTCTAGTCTCCACCCTCATTTGCTGTAGGGCCTTGCCATCATCACCTAAACTTACTGGGGTTCATGGAGGTGATAATCTCTGCTCTATCCACTTCAAAGTTGTTAtgggattaagtgagataatgtgcCTGCAGGTACCGTGCAAATTAAGAATAAGCTCTTGCAGGGTTGTTTTTAGGAAACTTGGTGCTCCAATCCTTGATTGGGCAAGCCCATGCACACCCAAATAAGTGTCCCCCATAACTAGGTTAATAGAAGCCTTCATATTTAATTGCACCTTTACTAGGTTGTGTATGGCATATTGCTAAGTGGTTGGAACACATAGCGCTTTCTAATACAATAGCCACTAATCATATTTCCAATGaagtttaaaattcagttcctcagttccACTGGCCACGCTTCAATTGCCCATATGTgcctagtggctactgtattggacagcacagaatAGAATCTTCaatcactgcagaaagttctactggttagagcattcattcattcttcttttttctataatCCATTTTCCCACCCTACCTAGCCTTCAAAATGTACAAGgtgagggaaaaaaaacataaaagcaaaccAATAGAAATTCAAGCCAAGCTGAAGGCATGCATTTAGAGTAAGATTTAAAGATCTGACACTTGGGagaatcattttttaattgaatccTTCTCTTCATTTAACCAAATtacatccatttttttttagaggcagggtcttgctctgttaccctaggctgaagtgcagtagtgcaatcacagcccaATGCAggctcaaacttctaggctcaagtgatcctcccacctcagcctcccaagtagctgggactacagacatgcaccaccataccaggctaatttttaaatttatttttattttttgtagagactgagtcttactatgtttctcaggctggtcttaaactcctggtctcaa
It encodes:
- the APLN gene encoding apelin, encoding MNLRLCVQALLLLWLSLTAVCGGSLMPLPDGNGLEDGNVRHLVQPRGSRNGPGPWQGGRRKFRRQRPRLSHKGPMPF